The Manis javanica isolate MJ-LG chromosome 6, MJ_LKY, whole genome shotgun sequence genome contains a region encoding:
- the SMARCD3 gene encoding SWI/SNF-related matrix-associated actin-dependent regulator of chromatin subfamily D member 3 isoform X2 codes for MFPNLACQRPGMPSGARMPHQGAPMGPPGSPYMGSPAVRPGLAPAGMEPARKRAAPPPGQSQAQSQGQPVPTAPARSRSAKRRKMADKILPQRIRELVPESQAYMDLLAFERKLDQTIMRKRVDIQEALKRPMKQKRKLRLYISNTFNPAKPDAEDSDGSIASWELRVEGKLLDDPSKQKRKFSSFFKSLVIELDKDLYGPDNHLVEWHRTPTTQETDGFQVKRPGDLSVRCTLLLMLDYQPPQFKLDPRLARLLGLHTQSRSAIVQALWQYVKTNRLQDSHDKEYINGDKYFQQIFDCPRLKFSEIPQRLTALLLPPDPIVINHVISVDPSDQKKTACYDIDVEVEEPLKGQMSSFLLSTANQQEISALDSKIHETIESINQLKIQRDFMLSFSRDPKGYIQDLLRSQSRDLKVMTDVAGNPEEERRAEFYHQPWSQEAVSRYFYCKIQQRRQELEQSLVVRNT; via the exons ATGTTTCCCAACTTGGCCTGCCAG CGCCCCGGGATGCCGTCTGGAGCCCGGATGCCCCACCAGGGGGCGCCCATGGGCCCCCCGGGCTCCCCGTACATGGGCAGCCCCGCCGTGCGACCCGGCCTGGCCCCCGCGGGCATGGAGCCCGCCCGCAAGCGAGCAGCGCCCCCGCCCGGCCAGAGCCAGGCCCAGAGCCAGGGCCAGCCGGTGCCCACCGCCCCCGCGCGGAGCCGCAG tgcCAAGAGGAGGAAGATGGCTGACAAAATCCTCCCTCAAAGG ATACGGGAGCTGGTCCCTGAGTCCCAGGCTTATATGGACCTCCTGGCGTTTGAGAGGAAACTGGATCAAACCATCATGCGGAAGCGGGTGGACATCCAGGAGGCTCTGAAGAGGCCAATGAAG CAAAAGCGAAAGTTGCGTCTTTATATCTCCAATACTTTTAACCCTGCGAAACCCGATGCTGAGGATTCTGATGGCAGCATTGCCTCCTGGGAGCTGCGGGTGGAGGGGAAGCTCCTGGATGAT CCCAGTAAGCAGAAGCGGAAgttctcttccttcttcaagaGTTTGGTCATTGAGCTGGACAAAGACCTCTATGGCCCTGACAACCACCTCGTTGAG TGGCACCGAACACCCACCACCCAGGAGACAGACGGGTTCCAGGTGAAGAGGCCGGGGGACCTGAGTGTGCGCTGCACGCTGCTCCTCATGCTGGACTACCAG CCTCCCCAGTTTAAACTGGATCCCCGCCTGGCCCGGCTGCTGGGGTTGCACACACAGAGCCGCTCAGCCATTGTCCAGGCCCTGTGGCAGTATGTGAAGACGAACAGGCTGCAGGATTCCCATGACAAGGAATACATCAATGGGGACAAGTACTTCCAGCAG ATTTTTGATTGCCCTCGGCTGAAGTTTTCTGAGATTCCCCAGCGCCTCACAGCTCTGCTATTGCCCCCTGACCCGATTGTCATCAACCATGTCATCAG CGTGGACCCGTCGGACCAGAAGAAGACAGCGTGCTATGACATTGATGTGGAGGTGGAGGAGCCATTGAAGGGGCAGATGAGCAGCTTCCTCCTGTCCACGGCCAACCAGCAGGAGATCAGTGCTCTGGACAGTAAG ATCCATGAGACGATTGAGTCCATAAACCAGCTCAAGATCCAGAGGGACTTCATGCTAAGCTTCTCCAGAGACCCCAAAGGCTACATCCAGGACTTGCTCCGCTCCCAGAGCCGGGACCTCAAG GTGATGACAGATGTGGCAGGCAACCCTGAGGAGGAGCGCCGGGCTGAGTTCTACCACCAGCCCTGGTCCCAGGAAGCCGTCAGCCGCTACTTCTATTGCAAG ATCCAGCAGCGCAGGCAGGAGCTGGAGCAGTCACTGGTTGTGCGCAACACCTAG
- the SMARCD3 gene encoding SWI/SNF-related matrix-associated actin-dependent regulator of chromatin subfamily D member 3 isoform X1: protein MFPNLACQRPGMPSGARMPHQGAPMGPPGSPYMGSPAVRPGLAPAGMEPARKRAAPPPGQSQAQSQGQPVPTAPARSRSAKRRKMADKILPQRIRELVPESQAYMDLLAFERKLDQTIMRKRVDIQEALKRPMKQKRKLRLYISNTFNPAKPDAEDSDGSIASWELRVEGKLLDDVRPGPGLSRCPGPSKQKRKFSSFFKSLVIELDKDLYGPDNHLVEWHRTPTTQETDGFQVKRPGDLSVRCTLLLMLDYQPPQFKLDPRLARLLGLHTQSRSAIVQALWQYVKTNRLQDSHDKEYINGDKYFQQIFDCPRLKFSEIPQRLTALLLPPDPIVINHVISVDPSDQKKTACYDIDVEVEEPLKGQMSSFLLSTANQQEISALDSKIHETIESINQLKIQRDFMLSFSRDPKGYIQDLLRSQSRDLKVMTDVAGNPEEERRAEFYHQPWSQEAVSRYFYCKIQQRRQELEQSLVVRNT from the exons ATGTTTCCCAACTTGGCCTGCCAG CGCCCCGGGATGCCGTCTGGAGCCCGGATGCCCCACCAGGGGGCGCCCATGGGCCCCCCGGGCTCCCCGTACATGGGCAGCCCCGCCGTGCGACCCGGCCTGGCCCCCGCGGGCATGGAGCCCGCCCGCAAGCGAGCAGCGCCCCCGCCCGGCCAGAGCCAGGCCCAGAGCCAGGGCCAGCCGGTGCCCACCGCCCCCGCGCGGAGCCGCAG tgcCAAGAGGAGGAAGATGGCTGACAAAATCCTCCCTCAAAGG ATACGGGAGCTGGTCCCTGAGTCCCAGGCTTATATGGACCTCCTGGCGTTTGAGAGGAAACTGGATCAAACCATCATGCGGAAGCGGGTGGACATCCAGGAGGCTCTGAAGAGGCCAATGAAG CAAAAGCGAAAGTTGCGTCTTTATATCTCCAATACTTTTAACCCTGCGAAACCCGATGCTGAGGATTCTGATGGCAGCATTGCCTCCTGGGAGCTGCGGGTGGAGGGGAAGCTCCTGGATGATGTACGTCCTGGCCCAGGTCTCTCCAGGTGTCCTGGG CCCAGTAAGCAGAAGCGGAAgttctcttccttcttcaagaGTTTGGTCATTGAGCTGGACAAAGACCTCTATGGCCCTGACAACCACCTCGTTGAG TGGCACCGAACACCCACCACCCAGGAGACAGACGGGTTCCAGGTGAAGAGGCCGGGGGACCTGAGTGTGCGCTGCACGCTGCTCCTCATGCTGGACTACCAG CCTCCCCAGTTTAAACTGGATCCCCGCCTGGCCCGGCTGCTGGGGTTGCACACACAGAGCCGCTCAGCCATTGTCCAGGCCCTGTGGCAGTATGTGAAGACGAACAGGCTGCAGGATTCCCATGACAAGGAATACATCAATGGGGACAAGTACTTCCAGCAG ATTTTTGATTGCCCTCGGCTGAAGTTTTCTGAGATTCCCCAGCGCCTCACAGCTCTGCTATTGCCCCCTGACCCGATTGTCATCAACCATGTCATCAG CGTGGACCCGTCGGACCAGAAGAAGACAGCGTGCTATGACATTGATGTGGAGGTGGAGGAGCCATTGAAGGGGCAGATGAGCAGCTTCCTCCTGTCCACGGCCAACCAGCAGGAGATCAGTGCTCTGGACAGTAAG ATCCATGAGACGATTGAGTCCATAAACCAGCTCAAGATCCAGAGGGACTTCATGCTAAGCTTCTCCAGAGACCCCAAAGGCTACATCCAGGACTTGCTCCGCTCCCAGAGCCGGGACCTCAAG GTGATGACAGATGTGGCAGGCAACCCTGAGGAGGAGCGCCGGGCTGAGTTCTACCACCAGCCCTGGTCCCAGGAAGCCGTCAGCCGCTACTTCTATTGCAAG ATCCAGCAGCGCAGGCAGGAGCTGGAGCAGTCACTGGTTGTGCGCAACACCTAG
- the SMARCD3 gene encoding SWI/SNF-related matrix-associated actin-dependent regulator of chromatin subfamily D member 3 isoform X3 has product MAADEVAGGARKATKSKLFEFLVHGVRPGMPSGARMPHQGAPMGPPGSPYMGSPAVRPGLAPAGMEPARKRAAPPPGQSQAQSQGQPVPTAPARSRSAKRRKMADKILPQRIRELVPESQAYMDLLAFERKLDQTIMRKRVDIQEALKRPMKQKRKLRLYISNTFNPAKPDAEDSDGSIASWELRVEGKLLDDVRPGPGLSRCPGPSKQKRKFSSFFKSLVIELDKDLYGPDNHLVEWHRTPTTQETDGFQVKRPGDLSVRCTLLLMLDYQPPQFKLDPRLARLLGLHTQSRSAIVQALWQYVKTNRLQDSHDKEYINGDKYFQQIFDCPRLKFSEIPQRLTALLLPPDPIVINHVISVDPSDQKKTACYDIDVEVEEPLKGQMSSFLLSTANQQEISALDSKIHETIESINQLKIQRDFMLSFSRDPKGYIQDLLRSQSRDLKVMTDVAGNPEEERRAEFYHQPWSQEAVSRYFYCKIQQRRQELEQSLVVRNT; this is encoded by the exons ATGGCCGCGGACGAAGTTGCCGGAGGGGCGCGCAAAGCCACGAAAAGCAAACTTTTTGAGTTTCTGGTCCATGGGGTG CGCCCCGGGATGCCGTCTGGAGCCCGGATGCCCCACCAGGGGGCGCCCATGGGCCCCCCGGGCTCCCCGTACATGGGCAGCCCCGCCGTGCGACCCGGCCTGGCCCCCGCGGGCATGGAGCCCGCCCGCAAGCGAGCAGCGCCCCCGCCCGGCCAGAGCCAGGCCCAGAGCCAGGGCCAGCCGGTGCCCACCGCCCCCGCGCGGAGCCGCAG tgcCAAGAGGAGGAAGATGGCTGACAAAATCCTCCCTCAAAGG ATACGGGAGCTGGTCCCTGAGTCCCAGGCTTATATGGACCTCCTGGCGTTTGAGAGGAAACTGGATCAAACCATCATGCGGAAGCGGGTGGACATCCAGGAGGCTCTGAAGAGGCCAATGAAG CAAAAGCGAAAGTTGCGTCTTTATATCTCCAATACTTTTAACCCTGCGAAACCCGATGCTGAGGATTCTGATGGCAGCATTGCCTCCTGGGAGCTGCGGGTGGAGGGGAAGCTCCTGGATGATGTACGTCCTGGCCCAGGTCTCTCCAGGTGTCCTGGG CCCAGTAAGCAGAAGCGGAAgttctcttccttcttcaagaGTTTGGTCATTGAGCTGGACAAAGACCTCTATGGCCCTGACAACCACCTCGTTGAG TGGCACCGAACACCCACCACCCAGGAGACAGACGGGTTCCAGGTGAAGAGGCCGGGGGACCTGAGTGTGCGCTGCACGCTGCTCCTCATGCTGGACTACCAG CCTCCCCAGTTTAAACTGGATCCCCGCCTGGCCCGGCTGCTGGGGTTGCACACACAGAGCCGCTCAGCCATTGTCCAGGCCCTGTGGCAGTATGTGAAGACGAACAGGCTGCAGGATTCCCATGACAAGGAATACATCAATGGGGACAAGTACTTCCAGCAG ATTTTTGATTGCCCTCGGCTGAAGTTTTCTGAGATTCCCCAGCGCCTCACAGCTCTGCTATTGCCCCCTGACCCGATTGTCATCAACCATGTCATCAG CGTGGACCCGTCGGACCAGAAGAAGACAGCGTGCTATGACATTGATGTGGAGGTGGAGGAGCCATTGAAGGGGCAGATGAGCAGCTTCCTCCTGTCCACGGCCAACCAGCAGGAGATCAGTGCTCTGGACAGTAAG ATCCATGAGACGATTGAGTCCATAAACCAGCTCAAGATCCAGAGGGACTTCATGCTAAGCTTCTCCAGAGACCCCAAAGGCTACATCCAGGACTTGCTCCGCTCCCAGAGCCGGGACCTCAAG GTGATGACAGATGTGGCAGGCAACCCTGAGGAGGAGCGCCGGGCTGAGTTCTACCACCAGCCCTGGTCCCAGGAAGCCGTCAGCCGCTACTTCTATTGCAAG ATCCAGCAGCGCAGGCAGGAGCTGGAGCAGTCACTGGTTGTGCGCAACACCTAG
- the SMARCD3 gene encoding SWI/SNF-related matrix-associated actin-dependent regulator of chromatin subfamily D member 3 isoform X4 translates to MAADEVAGGARKATKSKLFEFLVHGVRPGMPSGARMPHQGAPMGPPGSPYMGSPAVRPGLAPAGMEPARKRAAPPPGQSQAQSQGQPVPTAPARSRSAKRRKMADKILPQRIRELVPESQAYMDLLAFERKLDQTIMRKRVDIQEALKRPMKQKRKLRLYISNTFNPAKPDAEDSDGSIASWELRVEGKLLDDPSKQKRKFSSFFKSLVIELDKDLYGPDNHLVEWHRTPTTQETDGFQVKRPGDLSVRCTLLLMLDYQPPQFKLDPRLARLLGLHTQSRSAIVQALWQYVKTNRLQDSHDKEYINGDKYFQQIFDCPRLKFSEIPQRLTALLLPPDPIVINHVISVDPSDQKKTACYDIDVEVEEPLKGQMSSFLLSTANQQEISALDSKIHETIESINQLKIQRDFMLSFSRDPKGYIQDLLRSQSRDLKVMTDVAGNPEEERRAEFYHQPWSQEAVSRYFYCKIQQRRQELEQSLVVRNT, encoded by the exons ATGGCCGCGGACGAAGTTGCCGGAGGGGCGCGCAAAGCCACGAAAAGCAAACTTTTTGAGTTTCTGGTCCATGGGGTG CGCCCCGGGATGCCGTCTGGAGCCCGGATGCCCCACCAGGGGGCGCCCATGGGCCCCCCGGGCTCCCCGTACATGGGCAGCCCCGCCGTGCGACCCGGCCTGGCCCCCGCGGGCATGGAGCCCGCCCGCAAGCGAGCAGCGCCCCCGCCCGGCCAGAGCCAGGCCCAGAGCCAGGGCCAGCCGGTGCCCACCGCCCCCGCGCGGAGCCGCAG tgcCAAGAGGAGGAAGATGGCTGACAAAATCCTCCCTCAAAGG ATACGGGAGCTGGTCCCTGAGTCCCAGGCTTATATGGACCTCCTGGCGTTTGAGAGGAAACTGGATCAAACCATCATGCGGAAGCGGGTGGACATCCAGGAGGCTCTGAAGAGGCCAATGAAG CAAAAGCGAAAGTTGCGTCTTTATATCTCCAATACTTTTAACCCTGCGAAACCCGATGCTGAGGATTCTGATGGCAGCATTGCCTCCTGGGAGCTGCGGGTGGAGGGGAAGCTCCTGGATGAT CCCAGTAAGCAGAAGCGGAAgttctcttccttcttcaagaGTTTGGTCATTGAGCTGGACAAAGACCTCTATGGCCCTGACAACCACCTCGTTGAG TGGCACCGAACACCCACCACCCAGGAGACAGACGGGTTCCAGGTGAAGAGGCCGGGGGACCTGAGTGTGCGCTGCACGCTGCTCCTCATGCTGGACTACCAG CCTCCCCAGTTTAAACTGGATCCCCGCCTGGCCCGGCTGCTGGGGTTGCACACACAGAGCCGCTCAGCCATTGTCCAGGCCCTGTGGCAGTATGTGAAGACGAACAGGCTGCAGGATTCCCATGACAAGGAATACATCAATGGGGACAAGTACTTCCAGCAG ATTTTTGATTGCCCTCGGCTGAAGTTTTCTGAGATTCCCCAGCGCCTCACAGCTCTGCTATTGCCCCCTGACCCGATTGTCATCAACCATGTCATCAG CGTGGACCCGTCGGACCAGAAGAAGACAGCGTGCTATGACATTGATGTGGAGGTGGAGGAGCCATTGAAGGGGCAGATGAGCAGCTTCCTCCTGTCCACGGCCAACCAGCAGGAGATCAGTGCTCTGGACAGTAAG ATCCATGAGACGATTGAGTCCATAAACCAGCTCAAGATCCAGAGGGACTTCATGCTAAGCTTCTCCAGAGACCCCAAAGGCTACATCCAGGACTTGCTCCGCTCCCAGAGCCGGGACCTCAAG GTGATGACAGATGTGGCAGGCAACCCTGAGGAGGAGCGCCGGGCTGAGTTCTACCACCAGCCCTGGTCCCAGGAAGCCGTCAGCCGCTACTTCTATTGCAAG ATCCAGCAGCGCAGGCAGGAGCTGGAGCAGTCACTGGTTGTGCGCAACACCTAG
- the SMARCD3 gene encoding SWI/SNF-related matrix-associated actin-dependent regulator of chromatin subfamily D member 3 isoform X5: MTPGLQHPPTVVQRPGMPSGARMPHQGAPMGPPGSPYMGSPAVRPGLAPAGMEPARKRAAPPPGQSQAQSQGQPVPTAPARSRSAKRRKMADKILPQRIRELVPESQAYMDLLAFERKLDQTIMRKRVDIQEALKRPMKQKRKLRLYISNTFNPAKPDAEDSDGSIASWELRVEGKLLDDVRPGPGLSRCPGPSKQKRKFSSFFKSLVIELDKDLYGPDNHLVEWHRTPTTQETDGFQVKRPGDLSVRCTLLLMLDYQPPQFKLDPRLARLLGLHTQSRSAIVQALWQYVKTNRLQDSHDKEYINGDKYFQQIFDCPRLKFSEIPQRLTALLLPPDPIVINHVISVDPSDQKKTACYDIDVEVEEPLKGQMSSFLLSTANQQEISALDSKIHETIESINQLKIQRDFMLSFSRDPKGYIQDLLRSQSRDLKVMTDVAGNPEEERRAEFYHQPWSQEAVSRYFYCKIQQRRQELEQSLVVRNT, from the exons CGCCCCGGGATGCCGTCTGGAGCCCGGATGCCCCACCAGGGGGCGCCCATGGGCCCCCCGGGCTCCCCGTACATGGGCAGCCCCGCCGTGCGACCCGGCCTGGCCCCCGCGGGCATGGAGCCCGCCCGCAAGCGAGCAGCGCCCCCGCCCGGCCAGAGCCAGGCCCAGAGCCAGGGCCAGCCGGTGCCCACCGCCCCCGCGCGGAGCCGCAG tgcCAAGAGGAGGAAGATGGCTGACAAAATCCTCCCTCAAAGG ATACGGGAGCTGGTCCCTGAGTCCCAGGCTTATATGGACCTCCTGGCGTTTGAGAGGAAACTGGATCAAACCATCATGCGGAAGCGGGTGGACATCCAGGAGGCTCTGAAGAGGCCAATGAAG CAAAAGCGAAAGTTGCGTCTTTATATCTCCAATACTTTTAACCCTGCGAAACCCGATGCTGAGGATTCTGATGGCAGCATTGCCTCCTGGGAGCTGCGGGTGGAGGGGAAGCTCCTGGATGATGTACGTCCTGGCCCAGGTCTCTCCAGGTGTCCTGGG CCCAGTAAGCAGAAGCGGAAgttctcttccttcttcaagaGTTTGGTCATTGAGCTGGACAAAGACCTCTATGGCCCTGACAACCACCTCGTTGAG TGGCACCGAACACCCACCACCCAGGAGACAGACGGGTTCCAGGTGAAGAGGCCGGGGGACCTGAGTGTGCGCTGCACGCTGCTCCTCATGCTGGACTACCAG CCTCCCCAGTTTAAACTGGATCCCCGCCTGGCCCGGCTGCTGGGGTTGCACACACAGAGCCGCTCAGCCATTGTCCAGGCCCTGTGGCAGTATGTGAAGACGAACAGGCTGCAGGATTCCCATGACAAGGAATACATCAATGGGGACAAGTACTTCCAGCAG ATTTTTGATTGCCCTCGGCTGAAGTTTTCTGAGATTCCCCAGCGCCTCACAGCTCTGCTATTGCCCCCTGACCCGATTGTCATCAACCATGTCATCAG CGTGGACCCGTCGGACCAGAAGAAGACAGCGTGCTATGACATTGATGTGGAGGTGGAGGAGCCATTGAAGGGGCAGATGAGCAGCTTCCTCCTGTCCACGGCCAACCAGCAGGAGATCAGTGCTCTGGACAGTAAG ATCCATGAGACGATTGAGTCCATAAACCAGCTCAAGATCCAGAGGGACTTCATGCTAAGCTTCTCCAGAGACCCCAAAGGCTACATCCAGGACTTGCTCCGCTCCCAGAGCCGGGACCTCAAG GTGATGACAGATGTGGCAGGCAACCCTGAGGAGGAGCGCCGGGCTGAGTTCTACCACCAGCCCTGGTCCCAGGAAGCCGTCAGCCGCTACTTCTATTGCAAG ATCCAGCAGCGCAGGCAGGAGCTGGAGCAGTCACTGGTTGTGCGCAACACCTAG